A part of Oncorhynchus clarkii lewisi isolate Uvic-CL-2024 chromosome 17, UVic_Ocla_1.0, whole genome shotgun sequence genomic DNA contains:
- the LOC139369888 gene encoding myoD family inhibitor domain-containing protein 2: protein MMIPVNSVHKEPDHLLTVSTAMDLMADQKTRTEEERGKEMERKGGNKCSLVRDGEVLSEAPVSVRKLSVIPENEPDPGKADTDQASHDPQLPREKDSSTSLFTMNKYSRNSSSSDSLSTSSHQTDTGADCAGIVLNCLFCRFYDLFLMLPNSCDEVTYCCCPSYRQYSSSVEAIPSNDCNCNFDFDCGLFDTCQETGEFLELAMELSEICYR from the exons ATGATGATCCCGGTGAATTCGGTCCACAAGGAGCCTGACCATCTGCTGACAGTTTCCACAG CAATGGATCTGATGGCAGATCAGAAAACCAGAACAGAGGAAGAACGTGGAAAAGAAATGGAAAGGAAAGGTGGAAATAAATGCTCTTTGGTAAGAGATG GGGAGGTTCTTAGCGAGGCCCCAGTCAGTGTCCGGAAGCTGAGCGTCATTCCAGAGAACGAGCCAGATCCAGGGAAAGCTGACACAGACCAGGCCTCCCATGATCCTCAGCTGCCCAGGGAGAAGGACAGCTCCACTTCTCTTTTCACTATGAACAAGTACAGCAGGAACTCCTCCTCATCagactctctctccacctcctctcatcAGACTGACACAGGAG CTGACTGTGCAGGGATTGTCCTCAACTGCCTCTTCTGTAGGTTCTACGATCTGTTCCTTATGTTGCCAAACTCCTGTGATGAAGTCACCTATTGCTGCTGCCCTTCCTACAGACAGTACTCCTCCTCAGTGGAGGCCATACCTAGCAATGACTGCAACTGTAACTTTGACTTTGACTGTGGCCTGTTTGACACCTGTCAAGAGACAGGTGAGTTTCTGGAGCTGGCTATGGAGCTTTCTGAGATCTGTTATCGCTAG